Part of the Desulfohalovibrio reitneri genome is shown below.
TGGCCATGGAGCCGACCGGAGAGGTCAGCCGGTTCGCGGGCTCCCTCATGCTTGAGGAAGGCGGCGCGTACCGGGCCGTGGTGGTGGCCCACCGGCCAGAGGACGACCAGACGGGCGTGGATCAGGCCGTGTTCAAAGCGGGGCCGTAAGCCCCAAGCGTGCGCACCAGGGCCTCCCGCGCCCGGGCGTACACCCCGGGCCGCTTGGACTCGCTGGGCCCGGCCACGTTGAGGGTCTGCCCGGCCCATCGTTCCAGCCAGTCCAGTATCTCCGCCCCGTGCAGCAGTCCGGGGCGGTCCAGCTCCACCACAAGGCATGGCGCGCCATGCTTGCGGGCCAATCCCATGGTCAGGCGGGTGCCGCCGTCCAGTTCGCCCAGGTTCAGGATGAGGGTGGCCGCGGCCTGACGGATGTTCAGCTCCGTGCGCTCGGGATAGCCCGAACTCTCGGCCTCGGTGAGGTTGTAACGGGAGGGGATGGGGCCGTCCTCGGCCCGCCTGCCGCGCGGGCACCACCCCCCGTGGGGGATGCCCAGGTCCATGGCCGCGTCCAGTGCGGCCCGGTCCACCCCGCTCTGTCCGCCGGAAATGATGCGCCCGGGCGCCCTTGGTCCGGCCATGCTCCCTCCTGATTCGGTTGGCCGCTCATGAAACAGGTTTATAGATACACTGTGTAGGGAGGTGGCGCAAGTGTATAGATTTGCCCATAGAAGAGCCGCCGGGATTCCGGGAGGGAGAAGGGGGACGCCGCCGAAGAAGGCGGTCAGCGCAGCCGTTCGGACAGGACCTTGAAGGCGAAGACCAGCAGGCCGCCCACGGCCAGGTAGGCCAGCGACGGGGCCAGCCCGGAGGGGATGCGCAAGCGCAGCAGTTCGGCGAAGAGGTTGTCCACGTCGTAGCGCCGCATGAGCCCCACCACGCCGTAGGCCAGGAAGGGGGCGGACACGGCCGCGCCGAGCAGCAGGATCAGCTTGCGTATGAACTCGGTCATGGGTGCTCCATGCCCCAGACCGCCAGCTTTGGCAACTCCCCCAGTGCTGGACAGCCCGAAATGCGTGCCGTTGACCTTCCCGGCCCCATCGGCTAGGCCCACGGCACGGATATTCTACGTACGCTTCGGCCCGCCTGTGGAGAGCGCGGGCGGTCCGGTCCACAGCCACCGCAACCGCAAGCCAAAAGAGCCCAGAATGAAGCGCCAGGCCAGCATCCCCTCATCCCCTTTGGAGAAGATGATTCTTCTGGGAGCGCTTCTGGCCTATGGTCTTTTCAGTTGGGCGGGACTGCCCATCCACACGGTGGCAGACGAACTGCCCATCCTCAAAAGCGCATACCAGGCCCTGGCAGCGGGGTCGCTCAAGGTCCAGTCCTCCTCGCCCTATTCCGTCTGGGTCCATCTCATCCATCTTCCGGGGCTGATGTTGTATTGGCTGGGGGCTTTTCTGGCTCAGGGCCTGCCGCCGCTGGCGGAGTTCAAACGGATGGTGCTGGCCGACTACCAGATGGCTCTGGCGGGCATGCGGGCGATCAATGGATTACTGTTCGTGCTTGCGCTGTGGCTGGCCAAGCGGACCGGGGACGAGACCGTGGGCAGGCCCTATGGGCTGTGGCTCTTTCTGCTTCTGGCCGGAAACGTCCTCATCCTGGCCCAGGCGCACACCATCAAGCATTGGATTCCGGCATATTCACTGGCCCTGATCGGCTTCTATCTGGCCCACGGCGCTTACGCCCGGTCCAGCTTGGCCAGGGCGGCTGCGGCCTACGCCTTGCTGGCAGTGTCCATCCTTACCCTGCCTGTGGTCGTTTTCCTGCTGCCCTACCTCCCACTGCTGTACGCCCGGCACAAAGGAAGGGACCTGCCGGGGCTGCTGCGGCAAGCGAGCCTGCTCTGCGTCGTGGGCGGAGCGGCCTGGCTCCTGACTGCCTATCTTGGAGCCGGGGAGAACGTGGCCAGGGGGGGCAGCTACCTGGC
Proteins encoded:
- a CDS encoding putative molybdenum carrier protein, whose amino-acid sequence is MAGPRAPGRIISGGQSGVDRAALDAAMDLGIPHGGWCPRGRRAEDGPIPSRYNLTEAESSGYPERTELNIRQAAATLILNLGELDGGTRLTMGLARKHGAPCLVVELDRPGLLHGAEILDWLERWAGQTLNVAGPSESKRPGVYARAREALVRTLGAYGPALNTA